One Streptomyces showdoensis genomic region harbors:
- a CDS encoding FAD-binding and (Fe-S)-binding domain-containing protein: MPVLEPNPQALRAGTPRRAAPDRVPDLQARGTPKHLREELTAVLGPGKVLSKISDLVRYASDASPYRFVPQVVVVAEDIDDVSAVLSYAHGKGREVVFRAAGTSLNGQAQGEDILVDVRRHWAGVEVLDGGARARILPGTTVVRANAALAPYGRVLGPDPASAIACTIGGVVANNASGMTAGTTRNSYRTVASLTFVLPSGTVVDTADPAADEELARAEPRLCAGLLGLKADIEADPELTARIRAKYAIKNTNGYRLDAFLDADTPVGILRGLMVGSEGTFGFISEVVFDTLPLDRKVSTALLFFPSLPAAAAAVPLFNDAGALAVELMDGNTLRASVKVPGVPADWAELPKETAALLVEFRAPDEAGQLAYEEAAAGVLAGLDLVAPVGSVTNAFTRDAGTISGYWKARKAFVTAVGGSRPSGTTLITEDFAVPPARLAEACAELLELQSRHGFDAAVAGHAAHGNLHFLLAFDAGDPADVERYAAFMDDFCKLTVERFDGSLKAEHATGRNIAPFLELEWGPRATELMWRTKEVIDPDGVLAPRIVLDRDPQAHLRGLKTIPTVEPIADPCIECGFCEPTCPSHDLTTTPRQRIVLRREMMRQADGAPVETSLLESYGYDAVDTCAGDSTCKLACPVGIDTGALMKEFRHERHSPREERIAALAAEHFRAVEAAARLSVGAAERIGDRLLGSVTGLARKAVRPDLVPEWLPEIPGAAPRRLPRTHRPAAVAVYYPACVNRIFGNPDGYRGPSLPEAVVALSARAGRPVWIPEDVAGTCCATIWHSKGYERGNEVMANRIVEAAWGWTAGGRLPLVVDASSCTLGIAHEVVPYLTDDNRQLHAELTFLDSLVWAADELLPRLDVRRRVGSAVVHPTCSMRHLGDEDRLSVLAGACAEEVVVPQDAGCCAFAGDRGMLHPELTASATAREAAEVTARPFDAHLSANRMCEIGMDRATGRSYHSALMELERATRP, encoded by the coding sequence ATGCCCGTACTGGAGCCGAACCCGCAGGCCCTGCGAGCCGGAACGCCTCGGCGGGCGGCGCCCGACCGGGTGCCGGACCTCCAGGCCCGTGGCACGCCGAAGCACCTGCGGGAGGAGCTGACCGCCGTCCTCGGCCCCGGCAAGGTGCTCTCGAAGATCTCGGACCTGGTGCGGTACGCCTCCGACGCGAGCCCCTACCGTTTCGTGCCGCAGGTCGTGGTGGTCGCCGAGGACATCGACGACGTGTCCGCCGTCCTCTCGTACGCGCACGGCAAGGGCCGCGAGGTGGTGTTCCGGGCGGCCGGGACCAGCCTCAACGGGCAGGCGCAGGGCGAGGACATCCTGGTCGACGTGCGCCGCCACTGGGCGGGCGTCGAGGTCCTGGACGGCGGCGCCCGGGCCCGGATCCTGCCCGGGACCACGGTCGTCCGGGCCAACGCGGCCCTGGCGCCGTACGGGCGGGTGCTCGGCCCCGACCCGGCGAGCGCGATCGCCTGCACGATCGGCGGCGTCGTCGCCAACAACGCCTCCGGGATGACCGCGGGAACGACCCGGAACTCGTACCGCACGGTCGCCTCCCTCACCTTCGTCCTGCCGAGCGGCACCGTCGTCGACACCGCCGACCCGGCCGCCGACGAGGAGCTGGCCCGGGCCGAGCCTCGGCTGTGCGCCGGGCTGCTCGGACTGAAGGCGGACATCGAGGCGGACCCGGAGCTGACGGCCCGGATCCGCGCCAAGTACGCCATCAAGAACACCAACGGCTACCGCCTGGACGCCTTCCTCGACGCGGACACCCCGGTCGGGATCCTGCGCGGCCTGATGGTGGGCTCCGAGGGCACGTTCGGCTTCATCTCCGAGGTCGTCTTCGACACCCTGCCGCTGGACCGGAAGGTCAGCACGGCACTGCTCTTCTTCCCGTCCCTGCCGGCCGCCGCGGCGGCCGTGCCCCTCTTCAACGACGCGGGGGCACTGGCCGTCGAGCTGATGGACGGCAACACCCTGCGGGCCTCGGTGAAGGTGCCCGGGGTGCCCGCCGACTGGGCGGAGCTGCCCAAGGAGACGGCCGCGCTGCTCGTCGAGTTCCGCGCGCCGGACGAGGCCGGGCAGTTGGCGTACGAGGAAGCGGCGGCCGGGGTGCTGGCCGGGCTCGACCTGGTCGCCCCGGTCGGCTCCGTGACCAACGCCTTCACCCGGGACGCCGGGACGATCTCCGGCTACTGGAAGGCCCGCAAGGCCTTCGTGACCGCGGTCGGCGGCTCGCGCCCCTCCGGGACGACGCTGATCACCGAGGACTTCGCGGTGCCGCCGGCCCGGCTCGCCGAGGCCTGCGCCGAGCTCCTCGAACTCCAGTCGCGGCACGGCTTCGACGCGGCCGTCGCCGGTCACGCCGCCCACGGCAACCTGCACTTCCTGCTCGCCTTCGACGCCGGCGACCCCGCCGACGTCGAGCGCTACGCGGCCTTCATGGACGACTTCTGCAAGCTGACCGTGGAGCGCTTCGACGGCTCGCTGAAGGCCGAGCACGCCACCGGCCGCAACATCGCGCCCTTCCTGGAGCTGGAGTGGGGGCCCAGGGCGACGGAGCTGATGTGGCGGACCAAGGAGGTCATCGACCCGGACGGGGTGCTCGCCCCCCGGATCGTCCTCGACCGCGACCCGCAGGCCCACCTGCGCGGCCTCAAGACCATCCCGACGGTGGAGCCGATCGCCGACCCGTGCATCGAGTGCGGCTTCTGCGAACCCACCTGCCCGAGCCACGACCTGACGACCACTCCGCGCCAGCGGATCGTGCTCCGGCGGGAGATGATGCGGCAGGCGGACGGCGCCCCGGTCGAGACGAGTCTCCTGGAGTCGTACGGGTACGACGCCGTCGACACCTGCGCGGGCGACTCCACCTGCAAGCTGGCCTGCCCCGTCGGGATCGACACGGGCGCGCTGATGAAGGAGTTCCGGCACGAGCGGCACTCGCCGCGCGAGGAGCGGATCGCCGCGCTCGCCGCGGAGCACTTCCGCGCCGTGGAGGCCGCGGCCCGGCTCTCGGTGGGGGCCGCCGAGCGGATCGGCGACCGGCTGCTCGGCTCCGTGACGGGGCTCGCGCGCAAGGCGGTGCGGCCCGACCTCGTACCGGAGTGGCTGCCGGAGATCCCGGGCGCGGCTCCGCGCCGGCTCCCGCGCACGCACCGGCCGGCGGCGGTCGCGGTCTACTACCCGGCGTGCGTGAACCGGATCTTCGGCAATCCGGACGGCTACCGGGGCCCGTCGCTGCCGGAGGCCGTGGTGGCGCTCTCGGCGCGGGCCGGGCGCCCGGTGTGGATCCCCGAGGACGTCGCCGGGACCTGCTGCGCGACGATCTGGCACTCCAAGGGATACGAGCGGGGCAACGAGGTGATGGCCAACCGGATCGTGGAGGCGGCCTGGGGCTGGACGGCGGGCGGGCGCCTTCCGCTGGTGGTGGACGCCTCGTCGTGCACGCTCGGCATCGCCCACGAGGTGGTGCCGTACCTGACCGACGACAACCGGCAGCTGCACGCCGAACTGACCTTCCTCGACTCGCTGGTGTGGGCGGCGGACGAGCTGCTGCCCCGGCTGGACGTGCGCCGCCGGGTCGGGTCGGCGGTCGTGCACCCGACCTGTTCCATGCGGCACCTGGGCGACGAGGACCGGCTGTCGGTGCTCGCCGGGGCGTGCGCGGAGGAGGTGGTCGTGCCGCAGGACGCCGGCTGCTGCGCCTTCGCGGGCGACCGGGGCATGCTGCACCCGGAGCTCACCGCGTCGGCGACGGCCCGGGAGGCGGCCGAGGTGACGGCCCGGCCGTTCGACGCGCACCTGTCGGCGAACCGGATGTGCGAGATCGGCATGGACCGCGCCACGGGCCGCAGCTACCACTCCGCCCTCATGGAGCTGGAGCGGGCCACCCGCCCGTGA
- a CDS encoding antitoxin yields the protein MSVMDKLKQMLKGHEDKAGQGIDKAGDFVDEKTQGKYSGHVDTAQERLKDQLGTDRPQDPPPQ from the coding sequence ATGAGCGTGATGGACAAGCTCAAGCAGATGCTGAAGGGTCACGAGGACAAGGCCGGTCAGGGCATCGACAAGGCCGGTGACTTCGTCGACGAGAAGACCCAGGGCAAGTACAGCGGCCACGTCGACACCGCCCAGGAGAGGCTGAAGGACCAACTGGGCACCGACCGGCCCCAGGACCCGCCGCCGCAGTAG
- a CDS encoding ABC transporter ATP-binding protein, which produces MIGLAPPEYDPAAPQSATTLPVGGSATVRTYVRDLLRRHRGAFALLVGVNAIAVIASMAGPYLLGSVVERLTDGARELHLERTAALFAVALLIQTVFTRLVRLRGAMLGEEMLADLREDFLVRSVALPPGVLERAGTGDLLSRITTDIDRLANAMREAVPQLVVGVVWAGLLIGGLAVTAPPLALALVCAAPLLIVGCRWYFRRAPSAYRSEAAGYAAVAAALAETVDAGRTIEAHRLGKRRIDLSDQRIREWTRWERYTLYLRSVLFPVVDLTHTIVIASVLLVGGVFVFQGWMDVGQLTTGALLAQMLVDPIGIVLRWYDELQVAQVSLGRLVGVREIEPEAGDGTVRPEGRAVRADEVRFGYREGVDVLHRVSMDVAPGTRLALVGPSGAGKSTLGRLLAGIYAPRSGSVTLGSAELARMPAERVREHVALVNQEHHVFVGSLRDNLRLARPGAEEAELWEALGAVDADGWARALDAGLDTEVGSGGLALTPAQAQQVALARLVLADPHTLVLDEATSLLDPRAARHLERSLARVLDGRTVIAIAHRLHTAHDADLIAVVEGGRISELGSHDELVTADGAYAALWRSWHG; this is translated from the coding sequence ATGATCGGCCTGGCGCCCCCGGAGTACGACCCGGCGGCACCCCAGTCGGCGACGACGCTGCCGGTGGGCGGCTCGGCGACGGTGCGGACGTACGTCCGGGACCTGCTGCGCCGCCATCGCGGGGCGTTCGCCCTGCTCGTCGGGGTCAACGCGATCGCGGTGATCGCCTCGATGGCCGGTCCCTATCTGCTCGGCTCGGTCGTCGAGCGGCTGACGGACGGCGCCCGCGAGCTGCACCTGGAGCGCACGGCGGCCCTGTTCGCGGTCGCGCTGCTGATCCAGACGGTCTTCACCCGGCTGGTGCGGCTGCGCGGCGCGATGCTCGGCGAGGAGATGCTGGCCGATCTGCGCGAGGACTTCCTCGTGCGCTCGGTGGCCCTGCCGCCGGGTGTCCTGGAGCGGGCCGGGACCGGCGACCTGCTGTCCCGGATCACCACCGACATCGACCGGCTCGCCAACGCGATGCGCGAGGCCGTGCCGCAGCTCGTCGTCGGTGTGGTGTGGGCGGGACTGCTGATCGGCGGTCTCGCGGTGACCGCCCCGCCGCTGGCGCTCGCGCTGGTGTGCGCGGCGCCGCTGCTGATCGTCGGCTGCCGCTGGTACTTCCGCCGGGCGCCCTCGGCGTACCGCTCGGAGGCCGCCGGGTACGCGGCCGTGGCCGCGGCCCTCGCGGAGACCGTGGACGCGGGCCGCACGATCGAGGCGCACCGCCTCGGCAAGCGCCGGATCGACCTCTCGGACCAGCGGATCCGGGAGTGGACGCGCTGGGAGCGCTACACGCTCTACCTGCGCTCGGTGCTCTTCCCGGTCGTCGACCTCACGCACACGATCGTGATCGCGTCCGTACTGCTGGTCGGCGGGGTGTTCGTCTTCCAGGGCTGGATGGACGTGGGGCAGCTGACCACGGGCGCGCTGCTGGCGCAGATGCTGGTCGACCCGATCGGCATCGTCCTGCGCTGGTACGACGAGCTCCAGGTCGCCCAGGTGTCGCTGGGCCGGCTCGTGGGCGTCCGGGAGATCGAGCCGGAGGCCGGGGACGGGACGGTGCGCCCGGAGGGGCGGGCGGTCCGCGCCGACGAGGTGCGCTTCGGCTACCGCGAGGGCGTGGACGTGCTGCACCGGGTGTCGATGGACGTCGCCCCGGGCACCCGGCTCGCCCTGGTCGGTCCCTCGGGGGCCGGCAAGTCGACGCTCGGCCGGCTGCTCGCGGGCATCTACGCGCCGCGTTCCGGGAGCGTCACCCTCGGCTCCGCGGAGCTGGCCCGGATGCCCGCCGAGCGGGTCCGCGAGCACGTGGCCCTGGTCAACCAGGAGCACCACGTCTTCGTCGGCTCGCTCCGCGACAACCTGCGGCTGGCGCGGCCGGGCGCCGAGGAGGCGGAGCTGTGGGAGGCGCTCGGCGCGGTCGACGCCGACGGCTGGGCGCGGGCCCTCGACGCGGGCCTCGACACCGAGGTCGGCTCGGGCGGCCTGGCCCTCACCCCGGCCCAGGCCCAGCAGGTCGCGCTCGCCCGGCTCGTCCTGGCCGACCCGCACACGCTGGTCCTGGACGAGGCGACCTCGCTGCTGGACCCGCGGGCGGCCCGCCACCTGGAGCGCTCGCTGGCCCGGGTGCTGGACGGCCGCACGGTGATCGCCATCGCGCACCGGCTGCACACGGCGCACGACGCCGACCTGATCGCGGTGGTCGAGGGCGGCCGGATCAGCGAGCTGGGCAGCCACGACGAGCTGGTGACGGCGGACGGGGCGTACGCGGCCCTGTGGCGCTCCTGGCACGGATAG
- a CDS encoding DEAD/DEAH box helicase has protein sequence MIFLPVAGSLIRTESRQDGGVTLIDQLPPTADPDALFEAFSSWAEDQGITLYPAQEEALIEVVSGANVILSTPTGSGKSLVAAGAHFTALANDQVTFYTAPIKALVSEKFFDLCKIFGTENVGMLTGDASVNADAPVICCTAEVLASIALRDGKDADIGQVVMDEFHFYAEQDRGWAWQIPILELPQAQFILMSATLGDVSMFEKDLTRRTGRPTSVVRSATRPVPLSYEYRLTPITDTITELLETRQAPVYIVHFTQAQAVERAQSLMSINMCSREEKDKIAELIGNFRFTTKFGQNLSRYVRHGIGVHHAGMLPKYRRLVEKLAQAGLLKVICGTDTLGVGVNVPIRTVLFTALTKYDGNRVRTLRAREFHQIAGRAGRAGFDTAGFVVAQAPEHVIENEKALAKAGDDPKKRRKVVRKKAPEGFVAWSDTTFEKLIDSEPEPLTSRFKVTNIMLLSVIARPGNAFEAMRKLLEDNHEPRRNQLRHIRRAIAIYRSLLDGGVVEQLDTPDAEGRTIRLTVDLQQDFALNQPLSTFALAAFDLLDPESPSYALDMVSVVESTLDDPRQILAAMQNKARGEAVGQMKADGVEYEERMERLQEISYPKPLEELLWHAYNVYRKSHPWVGDHPVSPKSVIRDMYERALSFTEFTSWYELARTEGIVLRYLASAYKALDHTIPDDLKTEDLQDLIEWLGEMVRQVDSSLLDEWEQLANPEVQTAEEAQEKADQVKPVTANARAFRVLVRNAMFRRVELAALDNVDALGELDGESGWDADAWGEAMDGYWDEYEDLGTGPDARGPKLLAIEEDAEHGLWRVRQTFADPNGDHDWGISAEVDLAASDEEGRAVVRVTSVGQL, from the coding sequence GTGATCTTCCTTCCGGTGGCCGGTTCCCTCATCCGAACGGAATCCAGGCAAGATGGGGGCGTGACCCTTATCGATCAGCTCCCGCCGACCGCCGACCCCGACGCCCTTTTCGAGGCTTTCTCCTCATGGGCGGAGGACCAGGGCATCACGCTCTACCCGGCTCAGGAGGAGGCGCTGATCGAGGTGGTCTCCGGGGCGAACGTGATCCTCTCCACCCCGACCGGCTCGGGAAAGTCGCTGGTCGCGGCGGGGGCGCACTTCACGGCCCTGGCCAATGACCAGGTGACCTTCTACACGGCGCCGATCAAGGCGCTGGTGTCGGAGAAGTTCTTCGACCTGTGCAAGATCTTCGGCACCGAGAACGTCGGCATGCTCACCGGCGACGCCTCGGTGAACGCGGACGCCCCCGTCATCTGCTGCACCGCCGAGGTGCTCGCCTCGATCGCGCTGCGGGACGGCAAGGACGCCGACATCGGCCAGGTCGTGATGGACGAGTTCCACTTCTACGCGGAGCAGGACCGCGGCTGGGCCTGGCAGATCCCGATCCTCGAACTGCCGCAGGCCCAGTTCATCCTGATGTCGGCCACCCTCGGCGACGTGTCGATGTTCGAGAAGGACCTGACCCGGCGGACCGGGCGGCCGACCTCGGTGGTCCGCTCGGCGACGCGGCCCGTGCCGCTCTCCTACGAGTACCGGCTCACGCCGATCACCGACACCATCACCGAGCTCCTGGAGACCCGGCAGGCACCGGTCTACATCGTCCACTTCACCCAGGCGCAGGCCGTGGAGCGGGCGCAGTCGCTGATGAGCATCAACATGTGCTCGCGCGAGGAGAAGGACAAGATCGCCGAGCTGATCGGCAACTTCCGGTTCACCACCAAGTTCGGCCAGAACCTCTCGCGCTACGTGCGGCACGGCATCGGCGTGCACCACGCCGGCATGCTGCCCAAGTACCGGCGGCTGGTCGAGAAGCTGGCGCAGGCGGGTCTGCTGAAGGTGATCTGCGGGACGGACACCCTCGGCGTGGGCGTCAACGTGCCCATCCGCACGGTGCTGTTCACGGCGCTGACCAAGTACGACGGCAACCGGGTGCGGACGCTCCGGGCGCGGGAGTTCCACCAGATCGCGGGCCGGGCCGGCCGGGCCGGCTTCGACACCGCGGGCTTCGTGGTCGCGCAGGCGCCCGAGCACGTCATCGAGAACGAGAAGGCGCTCGCCAAGGCCGGCGACGACCCGAAGAAGCGCCGCAAGGTGGTCCGCAAGAAGGCCCCCGAGGGCTTCGTCGCCTGGAGCGACACCACCTTCGAGAAGCTGATCGACTCCGAGCCGGAGCCGCTGACCTCGCGCTTCAAGGTCACGAACATCATGCTGCTGTCCGTGATCGCCCGGCCGGGGAACGCCTTCGAGGCGATGCGCAAGCTCCTGGAGGACAACCACGAGCCGCGCCGCAACCAGCTGCGGCACATCCGCCGGGCCATCGCGATCTACCGCTCGCTGCTGGACGGCGGCGTGGTGGAGCAGCTGGACACCCCGGACGCCGAGGGCCGCACGATCCGGCTCACGGTCGACCTCCAGCAGGACTTCGCGCTGAACCAGCCGCTGTCCACCTTCGCGCTGGCCGCGTTCGACCTGCTGGACCCGGAGTCCCCCTCCTACGCCCTGGACATGGTCTCGGTGGTCGAGTCGACCCTCGACGACCCCCGCCAGATCCTCGCCGCCATGCAGAACAAGGCGCGCGGCGAGGCGGTCGGCCAGATGAAGGCGGACGGCGTCGAGTACGAGGAGCGCATGGAGCGGCTCCAGGAGATCTCGTACCCGAAGCCGCTGGAGGAGCTGCTCTGGCACGCGTACAACGTCTACCGGAAGTCGCACCCGTGGGTCGGCGACCACCCGGTCTCGCCGAAGTCCGTCATCCGTGACATGTACGAACGGGCGCTGTCCTTCACGGAGTTCACCTCCTGGTACGAGCTGGCGCGGACCGAGGGCATCGTGCTGCGCTACCTGGCGAGCGCGTACAAGGCGCTGGACCACACGATCCCGGACGACCTGAAGACCGAGGACCTCCAGGACCTGATCGAGTGGCTGGGCGAGATGGTGCGCCAGGTGGACTCCTCGCTGCTCGACGAGTGGGAGCAGCTGGCGAACCCGGAGGTCCAGACGGCCGAGGAGGCCCAGGAGAAGGCCGACCAGGTCAAGCCGGTCACGGCGAACGCCCGCGCCTTCCGGGTCCTGGTGCGCAACGCGATGTTCCGCCGGGTGGAGCTGGCGGCGCTGGACAACGTGGACGCGCTCGGCGAGCTGGACGGGGAGTCCGGCTGGGACGCCGACGCGTGGGGCGAGGCGATGGACGGGTACTGGGACGAGTACGAGGACCTGGGCACCGGTCCGGACGCCCGGGGCCCGAAGCTGCTCGCCATCGAGGAGGACGCGGAGCACGGGCTCTGGCGCGTCCGGCAGACCTTCGCCGACCCGAACGGTGACCATGACTGGGGCATCAGCGCGGAGGTGGACCTGGCGGCCTCGGACGAGGAGGGCCGGGCGGTCGTGCGGGTGACCTCGGTCGGACAGCTGTAG
- a CDS encoding metal-dependent hydrolase — MMGPAHSLSGAAAWLGVGAAAAALDHPMPWPVLVVGALICAGAALAPDLDHKSATISRAFGPVSRGLCEVVDKLSYAVYKATRSSADPRRSGGHRTLTHTWLWAVLIGAGCSVAAVTGGRWAVLAILFVHLVLAVEGLLWRAARMSSDILVWLLGATSAWILAGVLDQPGNGAAWLFTEPGQEYLWLGLPIVLGALVHDIGDALTVSGCPILWPIPVGRKRWYPIGPPKALRFRAGSWVELKVLMPVFMLLGGVGGASALGFL; from the coding sequence ATGATGGGACCGGCGCACTCGCTGTCCGGCGCAGCGGCCTGGCTGGGTGTCGGGGCGGCCGCGGCGGCGCTCGACCACCCGATGCCGTGGCCGGTTCTGGTCGTCGGCGCGCTCATCTGCGCGGGCGCTGCCCTCGCCCCCGACCTCGACCACAAGTCGGCCACCATCTCGCGCGCCTTCGGACCCGTCTCCCGCGGCCTGTGCGAGGTCGTCGACAAGCTCTCGTACGCCGTCTACAAGGCCACCCGCTCCTCCGCCGACCCGCGCAGGTCCGGCGGCCACCGCACCCTCACCCACACCTGGCTGTGGGCGGTCCTGATCGGCGCCGGCTGCTCCGTGGCCGCGGTCACCGGCGGCCGCTGGGCGGTCCTGGCGATCCTCTTCGTGCACCTGGTCCTCGCGGTGGAGGGCCTGCTGTGGCGGGCCGCCCGGATGTCCAGCGACATCCTGGTGTGGCTGCTCGGCGCCACCAGCGCCTGGATCCTCGCCGGGGTCCTCGACCAGCCCGGCAACGGCGCGGCGTGGCTGTTCACCGAGCCCGGCCAGGAGTACCTGTGGCTCGGCCTGCCGATCGTGCTGGGCGCCCTCGTCCACGACATCGGCGACGCCCTGACCGTCTCCGGCTGCCCGATCCTGTGGCCCATCCCGGTGGGCCGCAAGCGCTGGTACCCGATCGGCCCGCCGAAGGCCCTGCGCTTCCGCGCCGGCAGCTGGGTCGAGCTGAAGGTCCTGATGCCGGTCTTCATGCTGCTCGGCGGGGTGGGCGGGGCCTCGGCCCTCGGCTTCCTGTAG
- a CDS encoding peptide-N4-asparagine amidase, whose product MRQRKIMSMIGGLTLAAGLLLAAPAAHAADDPATPPAEFTTDWHDPVTAAPPVTTPGTPSCQVTLAEAQFRDFTPYRGSYTPPRECGTRWNKVVLRLEGKVKGRQYDRLGHLSVGGVEIFRTSTPQPSPDGIAWSVEKDVTRYREVLSRPQPVEMLIGNVVNDTYTGVFDVRVTLTFHTAEGPVKPAAGTPDRILPLTGATLTTPRNTERVLAEVYATGSGGGCEEYWYLTVPDAAPYSCKAADGPYREVRIAVDGRLAGIAAPFPTVWTGGWSNPFLWYVTPAPRAFDIQPVVYDLTPFAALLNDGRPHRVEVSVAGVPAGQTGWGTPANLLLWQDEGSAVVTGGLDRHEEGAPRGSAVYTAGAPARLDTTGGHTLTVAGHLNTSHGRVSTTVARTLDHRSAHRWGADENPDALTAYWTDDETVTVGRTVTRTHRTYTMDGETTVGAGDRLRTVLTLGDRAAVTVERNGKRLSWSRLDDTYTGDATYTTGVPRDQRHAVGTSAERYRLYGSDGCHDRSLRTVQGTLVEDLRRC is encoded by the coding sequence ATGAGACAACGGAAGATCATGAGCATGATCGGCGGCCTCACCCTCGCCGCGGGTCTGCTGCTCGCCGCCCCGGCGGCGCACGCGGCGGACGACCCCGCCACCCCGCCTGCCGAGTTCACCACCGACTGGCACGATCCCGTGACCGCCGCCCCGCCCGTCACCACCCCCGGCACCCCCAGCTGCCAGGTGACCCTCGCCGAGGCGCAGTTCCGCGACTTCACCCCGTACCGCGGGAGTTACACCCCGCCCAGGGAGTGCGGCACCCGCTGGAACAAGGTCGTCCTGCGCCTGGAAGGGAAGGTGAAGGGGCGTCAGTACGACCGCCTCGGGCACCTCTCCGTCGGCGGCGTGGAGATCTTCCGCACCTCCACCCCGCAGCCCTCGCCCGACGGCATCGCCTGGTCGGTCGAGAAGGACGTGACCCGCTACCGCGAGGTCCTCAGCCGCCCCCAGCCCGTCGAGATGCTCATCGGCAACGTCGTCAACGACACGTACACCGGGGTCTTCGACGTCCGCGTCACCCTCACCTTCCACACCGCCGAGGGCCCGGTGAAGCCCGCCGCCGGCACCCCCGACCGGATCCTGCCGCTGACCGGCGCGACCCTCACCACCCCGCGCAACACCGAGCGCGTCCTCGCCGAGGTGTACGCCACGGGCTCGGGCGGCGGCTGCGAGGAGTACTGGTACCTCACCGTCCCCGACGCCGCGCCCTACTCCTGCAAGGCCGCCGACGGCCCGTACCGCGAGGTGCGGATCGCCGTCGACGGACGGCTCGCCGGCATCGCCGCGCCGTTCCCGACCGTCTGGACCGGAGGCTGGTCCAACCCCTTCCTCTGGTACGTCACCCCCGCCCCGCGCGCCTTCGACATCCAGCCGGTCGTCTACGACCTCACCCCCTTCGCCGCGCTCCTCAACGACGGCCGCCCGCACCGGGTGGAGGTCTCCGTGGCGGGCGTCCCCGCCGGGCAGACCGGCTGGGGCACGCCCGCCAACCTGCTGCTGTGGCAGGACGAGGGCAGCGCCGTCGTCACCGGAGGCCTCGACCGGCACGAGGAGGGCGCCCCGCGCGGCTCCGCCGTGTACACGGCCGGCGCACCGGCCCGGCTGGACACCACCGGCGGGCACACCCTCACCGTCGCCGGCCACCTGAACACCTCGCACGGCCGGGTCTCCACCACTGTCGCCCGCACCCTCGACCACCGCTCCGCCCACCGCTGGGGCGCGGACGAGAACCCCGACGCGCTCACCGCGTACTGGACCGACGACGAGACGGTGACCGTCGGCCGGACCGTCACCCGCACCCACCGCACGTACACCATGGACGGCGAGACCACCGTCGGCGCCGGCGACCGGCTGCGGACCGTGCTCACCCTCGGCGACCGGGCGGCCGTCACCGTCGAGCGGAACGGGAAGCGGCTGTCCTGGTCCCGCCTCGACGACACGTACACCGGCGACGCCACCTACACCACCGGCGTCCCCCGCGACCAGCGGCACGCGGTCGGCACCAGCGCCGAGCGCTACCGCCTGTACGGCTCCGACGGCTGCCACGACCGCTCGCTCAGGACCGTCCAGGGCACCCTCGTGGAGGACCTGCGGCGTTGCTGA